One part of the Streptomyces sp. AM 2-1-1 genome encodes these proteins:
- a CDS encoding DUF2520 domain-containing protein yields MHTTSPRDPLDARDRPARLTVGVVGAGRVGPALAASLQLAGHRPVAVSGVSDASRRRAAALLPDVPLVTPAEVFARAELVLLTVPDDTLPGLVEGLAETGAVRPGQLLVHTSGRYGTRVLDPALRAGALPLALHPAMTFTGTPVDVQRLAGCSFGITAPEELRLAAEALVIEMGGEPEWIEEAARPLYHAALALGANHLVTLVAEAMELLAAAGVSAPDRMLGPLLGAALDNTLRSGDAALTGPVARGDAGTVAAHVAELRRHAPQMVAGYLAMARATADRALAHGLLKPESAEDLLGVLAGTTDPGPATGQAGPSRPGGAGGSPDSTGFPGNGETDGSTGAGNDDEPGDPR; encoded by the coding sequence GTGCACACCACATCTCCGAGGGATCCTCTCGACGCCCGGGACCGCCCCGCCCGCCTCACCGTGGGCGTCGTCGGAGCGGGCCGCGTCGGCCCCGCCCTCGCCGCCTCGCTCCAGCTCGCCGGGCACCGCCCGGTGGCCGTCTCCGGCGTCTCCGACGCCTCCCGGCGCCGGGCCGCCGCCCTGCTGCCGGACGTCCCGCTGGTGACGCCCGCCGAGGTCTTCGCCCGTGCCGAGCTGGTACTGCTCACCGTCCCCGACGACACCCTGCCCGGCCTGGTCGAGGGCCTCGCCGAGACCGGCGCCGTCCGGCCCGGCCAGCTCCTCGTCCACACCTCCGGCCGGTACGGCACCCGCGTGCTGGACCCCGCGCTGCGCGCCGGGGCCCTCCCCCTCGCCCTGCACCCCGCGATGACCTTCACCGGCACCCCCGTGGACGTCCAGCGGCTGGCCGGCTGCTCCTTCGGGATCACCGCGCCCGAGGAGCTGCGGCTCGCCGCCGAGGCCCTCGTCATCGAGATGGGCGGCGAGCCCGAGTGGATCGAGGAGGCGGCCCGCCCGCTCTACCACGCGGCGCTCGCGCTCGGCGCGAACCACCTGGTCACCCTGGTCGCCGAAGCCATGGAACTGCTGGCCGCGGCAGGGGTCTCGGCCCCCGACCGGATGCTCGGGCCGCTCCTCGGCGCCGCCCTCGACAACACCCTGCGCTCCGGCGACGCCGCCCTCACCGGGCCGGTCGCGCGCGGCGACGCGGGCACGGTCGCCGCGCACGTCGCCGAATTGCGCCGCCACGCGCCGCAGATGGTGGCGGGGTACCTCGCGATGGCCCGCGCGACCGCCGACCGGGCCCTCGCGCACGGCCTGCTCAAGCCGGAGTCGGCCGAGGACCTCCTCGGCGTCCTCGCCGGCACCACCGACCCGGGCCCCGCGACGGGCCAGGCCGGTCCGTCCCGTCCCGGCGGCGCGGGCGGCTCCCCCGACTCCACGGGTTTCCCGGGTAACGGCGAAACCGACGGCTCCACCGGTGCCGGCAACGACGACGAACCGGGGGACCCCCGATGA
- a CDS encoding sensor histidine kinase, translating into MQRLYAFLRRHPTGVDCFWAVVLLGLSGVAFVTGPTGGTRERLFTVPVILGLCTVVALRRRMPERMLLLALGIGVAQVALGIETGIADFALLVIIYTVAAAGKRWASRLALACGLLASAVSQARWPEEEGGWTQQIVVVVVLTVPFVLAWVLGDSLRTRQAYFRALEERAARLESEREAQSKVAVAAERARIARELHDVVAHNVSVMVVQADGAAYVMDAAPDQARQALATISTTGRQALAEMRRLLGVLRTGDAETSGEYVPQPDVEQIDELVEQVRKAGLAVDFTVEGTPRPLPSGVELTAYRIVQEALTNTRKHGGPDAGASVRLVYFDDGLGLLVEDDGRGAPQELYADGGADGAGHGMIGMRERVGMVGGTLDAGPRPGGGFRISALLPLKPAA; encoded by the coding sequence GTGCAGCGCCTCTACGCATTCCTCCGCAGACACCCGACGGGCGTCGACTGCTTCTGGGCCGTCGTCCTGCTCGGGCTCTCCGGTGTGGCCTTCGTGACCGGGCCCACCGGCGGGACGCGGGAGCGCCTCTTCACGGTGCCGGTGATCCTGGGCCTCTGCACCGTGGTGGCGCTGCGCCGCCGGATGCCGGAGCGGATGCTGCTGCTCGCCCTCGGGATCGGGGTGGCGCAGGTGGCTCTGGGCATCGAGACGGGCATCGCCGACTTCGCCCTGCTGGTGATCATCTACACCGTCGCCGCCGCCGGGAAGCGCTGGGCCTCCCGGCTCGCGCTGGCCTGCGGTCTCCTCGCCTCGGCGGTCTCGCAGGCGCGCTGGCCCGAGGAGGAGGGCGGCTGGACCCAGCAGATCGTCGTGGTGGTCGTGCTGACCGTGCCGTTCGTGCTGGCCTGGGTGCTCGGTGACTCGCTGCGGACCCGGCAGGCGTACTTCCGGGCGCTGGAGGAGCGGGCCGCCCGGCTGGAGAGCGAACGCGAGGCCCAGTCGAAGGTCGCCGTCGCCGCCGAACGCGCCAGGATCGCCCGCGAACTGCACGACGTCGTCGCCCACAACGTCTCCGTGATGGTGGTCCAGGCGGACGGTGCGGCGTACGTCATGGACGCGGCACCCGATCAGGCCCGCCAGGCCCTGGCGACCATCTCGACCACCGGCCGGCAGGCGCTCGCCGAGATGCGCCGGCTGCTCGGGGTGCTGCGCACGGGAGACGCCGAGACCAGCGGCGAGTACGTCCCCCAGCCCGACGTCGAGCAGATCGACGAACTCGTCGAACAGGTCCGCAAGGCGGGCCTCGCGGTGGACTTCACCGTCGAGGGCACGCCGCGCCCGCTGCCCAGCGGGGTGGAGCTGACCGCGTACCGCATCGTGCAGGAGGCGCTCACCAACACCCGCAAGCACGGCGGCCCCGACGCCGGGGCCAGCGTGCGGCTGGTCTACTTCGACGACGGTCTCGGGCTGCTCGTGGAGGACGACGGCCGCGGCGCCCCGCAGGAGCTCTACGCGGACGGTGGAGCGGACGGTGCCGGCCACGGCATGATCGGCATGCGGGAACGGGTCGGCATGGTCGGCGGCACGCTCGACGCGGGCCCGCGCCCCGGCGGCGGCTTCCGGATCAGCGCCCTGCTCCCGCTGAAACCGGCCGCCTGA
- a CDS encoding response regulator transcription factor: protein MAIRVMLVDDQALLRTGFRMVLAAQPDMEVVAEAGDGAEAIDVLRATRVDVVLMDVRMPKLDGVEATRRICAGENPPKVLILTTFDLDEYAFTGLKAGASGFMLKDVPPGELLNAIRSVHSGDAVVAPSTTRRLLDRFSPLLPSTTSEPGDKRVERLTEREREVMLLVAQGLSNGEIAGRLVLSEATVKTHVGRILTKLGLRDRVQVVVLAYESGLVRAGGGR, encoded by the coding sequence ATGGCCATCCGCGTGATGCTCGTCGACGACCAGGCCCTGCTGCGCACCGGTTTCCGCATGGTGCTCGCCGCGCAGCCCGACATGGAGGTGGTCGCCGAGGCGGGCGACGGGGCCGAGGCGATCGACGTGCTCCGCGCCACCCGCGTCGACGTCGTACTGATGGACGTCCGCATGCCGAAGCTGGACGGGGTGGAGGCGACCCGCCGTATCTGCGCGGGGGAGAACCCGCCGAAGGTGCTCATCCTGACCACCTTCGACCTCGACGAGTACGCGTTCACCGGGCTCAAGGCGGGGGCCAGCGGATTCATGCTCAAGGACGTGCCGCCCGGGGAGCTGCTGAACGCGATCCGCTCGGTGCACAGCGGGGACGCCGTCGTCGCCCCGTCCACCACCCGGCGGTTGCTGGACCGGTTCTCCCCGCTGCTGCCGAGCACCACCTCCGAGCCCGGCGACAAACGCGTCGAGCGGCTCACCGAGCGGGAGCGCGAGGTGATGCTGCTGGTCGCCCAGGGACTGTCCAACGGCGAGATCGCGGGCCGCCTGGTGCTCTCGGAGGCGACGGTGAAGACCCACGTCGGCCGCATCCTCACCAAGCTCGGTCTGCGCGACCGGGTGCAGGTCGTCGTCCTCGCCTACGAGTCGGGACTGGTCCGGGCCGGCGGCGGCCGCTGA
- a CDS encoding SAM-dependent methyltransferase — MTDQWLGWGAAARAALYGDSGFYRRPEGPAGHFRTSVHASPLFAAAVARLLARTAAELSTETVALVDMGAGRGELAAGVLAAAPAGLRITAYAVELADRPPGLDERIAWCAEPPQGVTGLLFANEWLDNVPADVAEVDEDGAWRYVLVRVPDGAERLGGPVSGADARWLERWWAPAGPGDRAEIGLPRDLAWAGAVGSLAAGRAVAVDYAHVRGARPPFGTLTGFRAGREVPPVPDGSCDLTAHVALDACAAAGRPAGGAAPELLDQRTALARLGVTGGRPPLALASTDPAGYLRALAAAGEAAELTARGGLGDFGWLEQRVG; from the coding sequence GTGACGGACCAGTGGCTCGGATGGGGTGCGGCGGCGCGGGCGGCGCTGTACGGCGACAGCGGCTTCTACCGGAGACCGGAGGGTCCGGCCGGGCACTTCCGCACCTCGGTGCACGCCTCGCCGCTCTTCGCCGCGGCGGTGGCCCGGCTGCTGGCCCGTACGGCGGCCGAGCTGTCCACGGAGACCGTCGCCCTGGTGGACATGGGGGCCGGGCGCGGGGAGCTGGCCGCCGGGGTGCTGGCAGCCGCTCCGGCGGGGCTCCGGATCACCGCGTACGCCGTGGAGCTCGCCGACCGCCCGCCGGGCCTGGACGAGCGGATCGCCTGGTGCGCCGAGCCGCCGCAGGGGGTCACCGGGCTGCTCTTCGCCAACGAGTGGCTGGACAACGTGCCGGCCGACGTCGCGGAGGTGGACGAGGACGGGGCCTGGCGGTACGTCCTGGTCCGCGTCCCGGACGGCGCCGAGCGCCTCGGCGGCCCCGTGTCCGGCGCGGACGCGCGGTGGCTGGAGCGCTGGTGGGCGCCGGCCGGGCCCGGCGACCGGGCCGAGATCGGGCTCCCCCGCGACCTGGCGTGGGCCGGGGCGGTCGGCTCGCTGGCTGCGGGGCGCGCGGTGGCGGTGGACTACGCCCACGTACGCGGCGCCCGACCGCCGTTCGGCACGCTCACCGGCTTCCGGGCCGGCCGCGAGGTGCCCCCGGTGCCGGACGGCTCCTGCGACCTCACCGCCCACGTGGCCCTGGACGCCTGCGCCGCCGCGGGCCGGCCGGCCGGCGGCGCGGCGCCCGAACTGCTGGACCAGCGCACCGCCCTGGCCCGGCTCGGCGTCACCGGGGGCCGGCCACCGCTGGCCCTGGCCTCCACCGACCCGGCCGGGTACCTCAGGGCGCTGGCGGCGGCGGGCGAGGCGGCCGAACTCACCGCGCGCGGCGGCCTCGGCGACTTCGGGTGGCTGGAGCAGCGGGTGGGATGA
- a CDS encoding L-aspartate oxidase, translating into MTGIRLTAPEPGWSIDADVVVVGSGVAGLTTALRCVAAGLDTVVVTKARLDDGSTRWAQGGIAAALGEGDTPEQHLDDTLVAGAGLCDERAVRALVTEGPDAVRRLIETGAHFDTTENGDIALTREGGHHRRRIAHAGGDATGAEISRALVEAVRTRALHTVENALVLDLLTDAEGRTAGVSLHVMGEGQHDGVGAVRAPSVVLATGGMGQVFSATTNPPVSTGDGVALALRAGAEISDLEFVQFHPTVLFLGADSEGQQPLVSEAVRGEGAYLVDAAGTRFMTGQHELAELAPRDIVAKAITRQMQLHGTEHMYLDARHFGAEMWEQRFPTILAACREHGIDPVTEPIPVAPAAHYASGGVRTDLRGRTTVPGLYACGETACTGVHGANRLASNSLLEGLVFAERIAADIAERRPARTDAVRPEGGPRSVLQSPEVRTSIQRTMTRGAGVLRSADSLAGAARELEALHAGAGVADAKAAVPGVEAWETTNLLLVSRVLVAAASARAETRGCHWREDHPDRDDADWRAHLVVRVGEDRTLSVRRTESADFDSVSPAHPAD; encoded by the coding sequence GTGACCGGAATACGGCTGACCGCCCCCGAACCCGGCTGGTCCATCGACGCCGACGTCGTGGTCGTCGGCTCCGGCGTGGCCGGGCTCACCACCGCCCTGCGCTGCGTCGCCGCCGGACTCGACACCGTCGTCGTCACCAAGGCCCGCCTGGACGACGGCTCCACCCGCTGGGCCCAGGGCGGCATCGCCGCCGCGCTCGGCGAGGGCGACACCCCCGAGCAGCACCTCGACGACACCCTGGTCGCGGGCGCCGGACTCTGCGACGAGCGGGCCGTCCGCGCCCTGGTCACCGAAGGCCCCGACGCGGTGCGCCGGCTCATCGAGACGGGCGCGCACTTCGACACCACCGAGAACGGCGACATCGCCCTCACCCGCGAAGGCGGCCACCACCGCCGCCGGATCGCGCACGCGGGCGGCGACGCCACCGGCGCCGAGATCTCCCGCGCCCTGGTGGAGGCGGTCCGCACCCGGGCGCTGCACACCGTCGAGAACGCCCTGGTCCTGGACCTGCTCACCGACGCCGAGGGCCGTACGGCCGGGGTCAGCCTGCACGTCATGGGCGAGGGCCAGCACGACGGCGTCGGTGCGGTCCGCGCCCCGTCCGTGGTGCTCGCCACCGGCGGCATGGGCCAGGTCTTCTCCGCCACCACCAACCCGCCGGTCTCCACCGGCGACGGCGTGGCGCTCGCGCTGCGGGCCGGAGCCGAGATCTCGGACCTGGAGTTCGTCCAGTTCCACCCCACGGTCCTCTTCCTGGGCGCCGACTCCGAGGGCCAGCAGCCGCTGGTCTCGGAAGCGGTGCGCGGCGAGGGCGCGTACCTCGTCGACGCCGCCGGCACCCGGTTCATGACCGGGCAGCACGAGCTGGCCGAACTCGCCCCGCGCGACATCGTCGCCAAGGCGATCACCCGCCAGATGCAGCTGCACGGCACCGAGCACATGTACCTCGACGCCCGGCACTTCGGCGCCGAGATGTGGGAGCAGCGCTTCCCCACCATCCTGGCCGCCTGCCGCGAGCACGGCATCGACCCGGTCACCGAGCCGATCCCGGTCGCGCCCGCCGCGCACTACGCCTCCGGCGGCGTCCGTACCGACCTGCGCGGACGCACCACCGTGCCGGGTCTGTACGCCTGCGGGGAGACCGCCTGCACCGGCGTGCACGGGGCCAACCGCCTCGCCTCCAACTCCCTGCTGGAAGGGCTCGTCTTCGCCGAGCGCATCGCGGCGGACATCGCCGAGCGGCGCCCCGCGCGCACCGATGCGGTCCGGCCCGAGGGCGGTCCCCGCTCCGTACTGCAGTCGCCCGAGGTCCGTACGTCGATCCAGCGGACCATGACCCGCGGCGCCGGCGTCCTGCGCTCCGCCGACAGCCTGGCCGGCGCCGCCCGGGAGCTGGAGGCGCTGCACGCGGGTGCCGGGGTGGCCGACGCGAAGGCCGCCGTACCGGGGGTCGAGGCGTGGGAGACCACCAACCTCCTGCTGGTCTCCCGGGTCCTGGTCGCGGCGGCGAGCGCCCGCGCGGAGACCCGGGGCTGCCACTGGCGCGAGGACCACCCCGACCGCGACGATGCCGACTGGCGCGCCCACCTGGTCGTCCGCGTCGGCGAGGACCGGACGCTGTCGGTACGCCGTACGGAGAGCGCCGACTTCGACTCCGTGAGTCCGGCGCACCCCGCAGACTGA
- the nadC gene encoding carboxylating nicotinate-nucleotide diphosphorylase — MSTPEENRPTPVDVPLIHIGAPAPSAGGCGDDCGCASDGYDPDALECGLDPALAELLAEAGLDPVQVEDVAHVAIEEDLDGGVDVTTVATVPEDAVATGDFTAREAGVVAGLRVAEAVLSIVCTDDFEVERHVEDGERVTAGQKLLTVTTRTRDLLTGERGALNLLCRLSGIATATRAWADVLEGTKAEVRDTRKTTPGLRALEKYAVRCGGGVNHRMSLSDAALVKDNHVIAAGGVAEAFKRVREEFPDLAIEVEVDTLQQVREVLEAGADLILLDNFTPGETEEAVALVAGRALLESSGRLTLDTARAYADAGVDYLAVGALTHSSPILDIGLDFREAATTGEADA; from the coding sequence GTGAGCACGCCCGAAGAGAACCGCCCGACACCGGTGGACGTCCCGCTGATCCACATCGGGGCGCCCGCACCGTCCGCGGGCGGCTGCGGCGACGACTGCGGCTGCGCCTCGGACGGGTACGACCCGGACGCCCTGGAGTGCGGGCTCGACCCCGCCCTCGCCGAGCTGCTGGCGGAGGCCGGGCTCGACCCCGTCCAGGTGGAGGACGTCGCGCACGTCGCGATCGAGGAGGACCTGGACGGCGGGGTGGACGTCACCACCGTCGCGACCGTCCCCGAGGACGCCGTCGCCACCGGCGACTTCACCGCCCGCGAAGCGGGTGTCGTCGCGGGCCTGCGCGTCGCGGAGGCCGTCCTCTCCATCGTCTGCACCGACGACTTCGAGGTCGAGCGCCACGTCGAGGACGGCGAGCGCGTCACCGCCGGCCAGAAGCTGCTGACGGTCACCACCCGCACCCGCGACCTGCTCACCGGCGAGCGCGGCGCGCTCAACCTCCTCTGCCGCCTCTCCGGCATCGCCACCGCCACCCGCGCGTGGGCCGACGTCCTGGAGGGCACGAAGGCCGAGGTCCGCGACACCCGCAAGACCACCCCGGGGCTGCGTGCCCTGGAGAAGTACGCGGTCCGCTGCGGCGGCGGCGTCAACCACCGCATGTCGCTCTCCGACGCGGCCCTGGTCAAGGACAACCACGTGATCGCGGCCGGCGGGGTCGCCGAGGCGTTCAAGCGGGTCCGCGAGGAGTTCCCCGACCTCGCCATCGAGGTGGAGGTCGACACGCTCCAGCAGGTCCGCGAGGTGCTGGAGGCCGGCGCCGACCTGATCCTGCTGGACAACTTCACCCCGGGCGAGACCGAGGAGGCCGTCGCCCTGGTCGCCGGGCGCGCCCTCCTGGAGTCCTCCGGCCGGCTCACCCTGGACACCGCCCGCGCCTACGCCGACGCGGGCGTCGACTACCTCGCGGTGGGCGCGCTCACCCACTCCTCGCCGATCCTCGACATCGGCCTGGACTTCCGCGAGGCCGCCACCACCGGCGAGGCCGACGCCTGA
- a CDS encoding DUF5937 family protein, with product MTIDIAGLPADRIVFETSPLAELGTALHALSEPGHHPGLHGWATATTAALPPDLADRLHEGEFLWRSTFSDIFLPFTGIPGGDGRAGATLAEDLDTLDRLSDERFVSAALEFTSCTFHGACTGSPLDDGVARGRAREMAAARGPRQTAFTERLLADPGAVRGWLRRLFEDCEEAFFADTWNRARVPLVADARHKTEVLRRKGIGEAVAAASAALSLSEDGERIVVDKLNAARSTATGPGVEPGITLVPTGFGWPHLMIGHAPGWRPVILYPVHRPELPSPASVESVRLRLEALAHPLRLRLCRNLARSPHTTGELADAHGITSPEVSRHLSVLKKAGLVTTRRRGRYVLHQLDLTVVARLGSDFIEGVLR from the coding sequence GTGACCATCGACATCGCCGGGCTCCCCGCCGACCGCATCGTTTTCGAGACCTCGCCCCTGGCCGAGCTGGGGACGGCCCTGCACGCCCTCTCGGAGCCGGGGCACCACCCCGGGCTGCACGGCTGGGCGACCGCCACCACTGCGGCGCTCCCGCCGGACCTCGCGGACCGGCTGCACGAGGGGGAGTTCCTGTGGCGGAGCACCTTCTCCGACATCTTCCTGCCGTTCACGGGAATCCCGGGCGGCGACGGCAGGGCCGGCGCCACCCTCGCCGAGGACCTGGACACCCTGGACCGGCTGAGCGACGAGCGGTTCGTCTCCGCCGCCCTGGAGTTCACCTCGTGCACGTTCCACGGTGCGTGCACGGGGTCCCCGCTCGACGACGGGGTGGCGCGCGGTCGGGCCCGTGAGATGGCCGCCGCGCGCGGCCCGCGGCAGACCGCGTTCACCGAGCGGCTGCTGGCCGACCCCGGCGCGGTGCGCGGCTGGCTCCGGCGGCTCTTCGAGGACTGCGAGGAGGCGTTCTTCGCCGACACCTGGAACCGTGCGCGCGTCCCGCTGGTCGCCGACGCCCGGCACAAGACGGAGGTGCTCCGCCGCAAGGGGATCGGTGAGGCGGTCGCCGCCGCCTCGGCGGCGCTCTCGCTGAGCGAGGACGGCGAGCGGATCGTGGTCGACAAGCTGAACGCGGCCCGGTCGACCGCGACGGGCCCCGGGGTGGAGCCCGGCATCACCCTCGTCCCCACCGGCTTCGGCTGGCCGCACCTGATGATCGGCCACGCCCCCGGCTGGCGGCCGGTGATCCTCTATCCGGTGCACCGGCCGGAGCTGCCCTCGCCCGCCTCGGTGGAGTCCGTCCGGCTGCGTCTGGAGGCGCTGGCCCATCCGCTGCGGCTGCGGCTCTGCCGCAATCTGGCCCGTTCCCCGCACACCACCGGCGAACTGGCCGACGCGCACGGCATCACGTCCCCCGAGGTCTCCCGGCACCTGTCGGTGCTGAAGAAGGCCGGCCTGGTCACCACCCGGCGGCGCGGCCGGTACGTCCTGCACCAGCTGGACCTGACCGTCGTGGCGCGGCTCGGCAGCGACTTCATCGAAGGCGTGCTGCGCTGA
- a CDS encoding beta-eliminating lyase-related protein, whose amino-acid sequence MAATDEQTTRRRGPAAWRASHRILARTSSDGTLGEQLAALTAGAEAVYGTDKPLDHYGDGVVAEVEERVAGLLGMESAAFFPTGTMAQQVALRCWAARTGNAAVALHPLAHPELHEEGALGAVSGLRTVYPTTEPRLPTAEEIEGFAEPFGTLMLELPLRDAGFVLPSWEELTGVVAAARERDAVVHLDGARLWECPPHLGHGLAEIAGLADSVYVSFYKSLGGMSGAVLAGPRTLIEEARSWRHRYGGQLFQQYPAALSALVGLERELPRLPEYVAHAAVVAGALAEGFEASAVPWFRVRPEPPHTHQFQLWLPYSTDVLDEASLRQAEETGVTLFRRWFTGPQLPPGIAYTEVTVNAAGLEWTAREVRDAVGDFVSRLV is encoded by the coding sequence ATGGCAGCAACGGACGAACAGACGACGCGGCGGCGCGGGCCGGCCGCCTGGCGGGCCTCGCACCGCATCCTGGCCCGCACGTCCTCGGACGGCACCCTCGGCGAACAGCTGGCCGCGCTGACTGCGGGCGCCGAAGCGGTGTACGGCACCGACAAGCCCCTCGACCACTACGGCGACGGGGTCGTCGCGGAGGTCGAGGAGCGGGTGGCCGGGCTGCTCGGCATGGAGTCGGCCGCCTTCTTCCCGACCGGCACGATGGCCCAGCAGGTCGCCCTGCGGTGCTGGGCCGCGCGCACCGGCAACGCCGCGGTCGCGCTGCATCCGCTCGCCCACCCCGAGCTGCACGAGGAGGGCGCGCTCGGCGCGGTGAGCGGGCTGCGGACGGTGTACCCCACGACCGAGCCGCGGCTGCCCACCGCGGAGGAGATCGAGGGCTTCGCGGAGCCGTTCGGCACCCTGATGCTGGAGCTTCCGCTGCGGGACGCCGGCTTCGTCCTGCCGTCCTGGGAGGAGCTGACCGGGGTCGTGGCGGCGGCCCGGGAGCGGGACGCGGTGGTGCACCTGGACGGGGCCCGCCTCTGGGAGTGCCCCCCGCACCTCGGGCACGGCCTGGCCGAGATCGCGGGCCTCGCGGACAGCGTCTACGTCTCCTTCTACAAATCGCTCGGCGGTATGTCCGGCGCGGTCCTCGCCGGGCCCCGGACGCTGATCGAGGAGGCCCGCTCCTGGCGCCACCGCTACGGCGGCCAGCTCTTCCAGCAGTACCCGGCCGCGCTCTCGGCCCTCGTCGGCCTGGAACGGGAGCTGCCCCGGCTGCCGGAGTACGTGGCCCACGCCGCCGTGGTCGCCGGGGCGCTGGCGGAGGGTTTCGAGGCGTCGGCGGTGCCGTGGTTCCGGGTGCGCCCCGAGCCGCCGCACACCCACCAGTTCCAGCTCTGGCTGCCGTACTCCACCGACGTACTGGACGAGGCCTCGCTGCGCCAGGCCGAGGAGACGGGCGTGACGCTCTTCCGCCGCTGGTTCACGGGCCCCCAGCTGCCACCCGGCATCGCGTACACCGAGGTCACGGTGAACGCGGCGGGGCTGGAGTGGACGGCGCGGGAGGTACGGGACGCGGTGGGCGACTTCGTGTCCCGCCTGGTCTGA
- the panC gene encoding pantoate--beta-alanine ligase: protein MNTTPAGTAALLHTAAALEALPRPTGARRAVVMTMGALHDGHATLVRAARAAAGPDGQVVVSVFVNPLQFGEAADLDRYPRTLEADLAVATAAGADAVFAPSVDEVYPGGDPQVRISAGPMGERLEGASRPGHFDGMLTVVAKLLHLTRPDEAFFGQKDVQQLALIRRMVRDLDFGIEITAVPTVRDPDGLALSSRNRFLSPLERRTALALSGALFAARDRLAAQQTLRERALATGGGQSPAHPGTERAAGLNALGEPRLAADAQAVALALPGSTAAAVRAAARAVLDDAAHATVPLDLDYLALVDPADFTEIPDDRDGGEAVLAVAARVGATRLIDNIPLNLGALS from the coding sequence ATGAACACCACCCCCGCCGGCACCGCCGCCCTCCTCCACACCGCCGCCGCCCTCGAAGCGCTGCCCCGTCCGACGGGCGCCCGCCGGGCGGTCGTCATGACGATGGGCGCGCTGCACGACGGCCACGCCACGCTGGTCCGTGCCGCGCGCGCAGCCGCCGGACCGGACGGTCAGGTCGTGGTCAGCGTCTTCGTGAACCCCCTGCAGTTCGGCGAGGCCGCCGACCTGGACCGCTACCCGCGCACCCTGGAGGCCGACCTCGCGGTGGCCACCGCGGCCGGCGCGGACGCGGTCTTCGCTCCCTCCGTCGACGAGGTGTACCCGGGCGGCGATCCGCAGGTACGCATCTCCGCGGGTCCGATGGGCGAGCGGCTCGAAGGCGCCTCGCGCCCCGGGCACTTCGACGGGATGCTCACGGTCGTCGCCAAGCTCCTCCACCTGACCCGCCCGGACGAGGCGTTCTTCGGGCAGAAGGACGTCCAGCAGCTCGCCCTCATCCGCCGGATGGTCCGCGACCTCGACTTCGGCATCGAGATCACCGCCGTCCCCACCGTCCGGGACCCCGACGGTCTCGCGCTCTCCAGCCGCAACCGGTTCCTCTCACCGCTCGAACGCCGTACCGCCCTCGCCCTGTCGGGCGCGCTCTTCGCCGCCCGCGACCGGCTGGCCGCCCAGCAGACGCTGCGCGAGCGCGCGCTGGCGACCGGTGGCGGCCAGAGCCCGGCGCACCCCGGCACCGAGCGGGCCGCCGGGCTCAACGCGCTCGGCGAGCCCCGGCTCGCCGCCGACGCCCAGGCGGTCGCGCTCGCCCTGCCCGGCAGCACGGCCGCCGCCGTCCGGGCCGCCGCGCGCGCCGTGCTGGACGACGCCGCCCACGCGACGGTGCCGCTCGACCTCGACTACCTCGCCCTGGTGGATCCGGCCGACTTCACCGAGATCCCCGACGACCGGGACGGCGGCGAGGCCGTCCTCGCCGTCGCCGCCCGCGTCGGCGCCACCCGGCTGATCGACAACATCCCCCTGAACCTCGGAGCCCTCTCGTGA